In one Syntrophorhabdus sp. genomic region, the following are encoded:
- a CDS encoding aspartate 1-decarboxylase, which yields FSTYAIRGDKDSGVICINGAAAHKAKKGDIIIIATYASFEEHELESFKPKKVYVDGANRIKTQLLQAVN from the coding sequence GCTTCAGCACATACGCCATACGGGGCGACAAGGATTCGGGCGTCATCTGTATCAACGGAGCAGCCGCCCATAAGGCAAAAAAAGGCGACATCATCATAATTGCAACCTATGCCAGCTTCGAGGAACACGAGCTGGAAAGCTTCAAACCGAAGAAGGTGTATGTCGACGGCGCGAACAGGATAAAAACGCAGCTGCTGCAGGCAGTCAACTAA